A genome region from Yoonia vestfoldensis includes the following:
- the moaD gene encoding molybdopterin converting factor subunit 1, translating to MNVMYFAWVRERIGVPQEDVQTQAATVADLVAELVAREDRYAAAFADTSALRVAVDQELADFDAPLAGVREVAFFPPMTGG from the coding sequence ATGAACGTGATGTATTTCGCCTGGGTCCGCGAACGGATCGGCGTGCCGCAAGAAGATGTGCAAACCCAGGCTGCGACGGTTGCCGATCTTGTTGCGGAACTGGTCGCCCGCGAAGACCGCTATGCCGCCGCTTTTGCCGATACCAGCGCGCTGCGCGTTGCGGTTGACCAGGAACTGGCCGATTTCGATGCCCCGCTTGCCGGCGTGCGCGAGGTTGCTTTCTTTCCGCCGATGACGGGCGGCTGA
- the pgsA gene encoding CDP-diacylglycerol--glycerol-3-phosphate 3-phosphatidyltransferase, which translates to MLSLPNILTILRLAAAPGVVIMFLYFHRPAADWFALILFVTAALTDFLDGYLARKWKQESKLGAMLDPIADKAMVVIALLVITGFSGMDPYILLPATVIMFREVFVSGLREFLGDTAGTLKVTQLAKWKTTAQMVAIAILFAKGAFEHYHGVAALSTFVAWWLGIIALWIAAGLTLVTGWDYFRKAQPYLGGPVP; encoded by the coding sequence ATGCTGTCATTGCCCAATATCTTGACGATCCTGCGACTGGCCGCGGCACCTGGTGTTGTGATCATGTTTCTGTATTTTCACCGGCCTGCCGCCGATTGGTTTGCGCTGATCCTGTTCGTGACGGCGGCGCTGACCGATTTTCTGGATGGCTATCTGGCCCGCAAGTGGAAACAGGAAAGCAAGCTGGGCGCGATGCTGGACCCGATTGCCGATAAGGCGATGGTGGTGATCGCGCTTTTGGTGATCACCGGATTTTCGGGGATGGACCCCTATATCCTGTTGCCTGCCACCGTGATCATGTTCCGCGAAGTATTCGTGTCGGGCCTGCGCGAGTTTCTGGGCGATACCGCGGGGACGTTGAAGGTCACGCAGCTGGCCAAGTGGAAAACCACTGCGCAGATGGTCGCGATTGCCATCCTCTTTGCCAAGGGAGCGTTCGAGCATTACCACGGTGTTGCCGCGCTCTCGACATTCGTGGCCTGGTGGCTGGGGATCATCGCGCTGTGGATTGCGGCTGGTTTGACCTTGGTGACGGGGTGGGATTATTTCCGCAAAGCGCAACCATATCTGGGGGGGCCTGTGCCATGA
- the uvrC gene encoding excinuclease ABC subunit UvrC has translation MIDPAPQTASTGYDVIHGYLRSLDSSPGVYRMLDADSRVLYVGKARNLKARVSNYARPGPHSPRIARMISETASMMFLTTRTETEALLLEQNLIKQLKPRYNVLLRDDKSFPNILVTKDHDFPMIRKHRGAKSQKGEYYGPFAGAGAVNRTLSQLQRVFLLRNCSDSDFETRTRPCLQYQIKRCSGPCCGMISKPDYAQSVKEAENFLQGRTKGIQEALAAQMQAASDDMLFERAAALRDRIKALTQVQSAQGINPQNTAEADVIALHTDGGQACVQVFFIRANQNWGNHDYYPRISGEEDMAEVMEAFVGQFYAGREPPRMLILSHGLDNDDLMAAALAEKAGRKVEILVPQRGEKAELVQNALRNARESLARKMSETATQSRLLKGLAEAFDLPKVPQRIEVYDNSHIQGAHAVGAMVVAGPDGFDKNQYRKFNIRGDDLTPGDDFGMMKEVLKRRFHRLIKEDPDRNLGTWPDLLLIDGGQGQVSAVRQIMDDMGVSDIPMIGVAKGLDRDAGKEEFHRTGKPVMALRHNDPVLYFVQRMRDEVHRFAIGTHRAKRSKAIGATPLDDVPGVGAMRKRALLAHFGSAKAVARANLADLKAVDGVSANMAQVIYDYFHEQG, from the coding sequence ATGATTGATCCCGCACCCCAGACTGCCAGCACCGGATATGACGTGATCCACGGCTATCTGCGCAGCCTTGATTCCTCGCCCGGGGTCTACCGGATGCTGGATGCGGATAGCCGCGTTCTCTATGTGGGCAAGGCCCGCAACCTCAAGGCGCGGGTTAGCAATTATGCCCGCCCCGGCCCGCATTCGCCCCGGATCGCGCGGATGATTTCGGAAACCGCGTCGATGATGTTCCTGACCACGCGGACGGAAACCGAGGCGCTGCTGCTGGAACAGAACCTGATCAAGCAGCTTAAACCGCGCTACAACGTGCTGCTGCGTGACGACAAAAGCTTTCCCAATATCCTTGTGACCAAGGATCATGATTTCCCGATGATCCGCAAACATCGCGGCGCGAAGTCTCAGAAAGGGGAATATTACGGCCCTTTCGCCGGTGCCGGTGCTGTCAACCGCACGCTGTCGCAATTGCAGCGGGTGTTCTTGCTGCGCAATTGTTCCGACAGTGATTTTGAAACCCGCACCCGCCCCTGCCTGCAATATCAGATCAAACGCTGTTCTGGTCCCTGTTGTGGCATGATTAGCAAGCCCGATTACGCCCAATCGGTGAAAGAGGCCGAGAATTTCCTGCAAGGCCGCACCAAGGGCATACAGGAAGCACTGGCCGCCCAGATGCAGGCTGCCAGCGACGATATGCTGTTCGAACGCGCCGCCGCCCTGCGCGACCGGATCAAGGCGCTGACGCAGGTGCAATCGGCGCAAGGCATCAACCCGCAGAATACAGCAGAGGCGGATGTGATCGCGCTGCATACCGATGGTGGCCAGGCCTGCGTGCAGGTGTTCTTCATCCGCGCCAATCAGAACTGGGGTAACCACGATTACTACCCCCGTATCAGCGGCGAAGAGGATATGGCCGAGGTGATGGAGGCTTTTGTCGGCCAGTTCTACGCAGGCCGCGAGCCGCCGCGCATGCTGATCCTGTCGCATGGTTTGGATAATGATGATCTGATGGCCGCCGCCTTGGCCGAAAAGGCCGGACGCAAGGTCGAGATCCTCGTTCCCCAGCGCGGCGAAAAGGCGGAATTGGTGCAGAACGCGCTGCGCAACGCCCGCGAGAGCCTGGCGCGCAAAATGTCGGAAACCGCCACGCAAAGCCGGTTGTTGAAAGGTCTGGCCGAGGCTTTCGATCTGCCCAAGGTCCCGCAGCGGATCGAGGTTTATGACAACAGCCATATCCAAGGCGCCCATGCTGTCGGTGCCATGGTCGTCGCTGGCCCGGACGGGTTCGACAAGAACCAATATCGCAAATTCAACATCCGTGGCGACGATCTGACCCCCGGCGACGATTTCGGCATGATGAAAGAAGTGCTGAAACGCCGCTTTCACCGCCTGATCAAGGAAGACCCAGATCGCAATCTGGGCACATGGCCTGACCTGTTGCTGATCGATGGCGGCCAAGGGCAGGTATCCGCCGTGCGCCAGATCATGGATGATATGGGTGTCAGCGACATTCCCATGATCGGTGTGGCCAAGGGGCTGGATCGTGACGCGGGCAAGGAGGAATTCCACCGCACCGGCAAACCTGTCATGGCGCTGCGCCACAATGACCCGGTTTTGTATTTCGTGCAGCGCATGCGCGACGAGGTGCACCGTTTCGCCATCGGCACCCATCGCGCCAAACGGTCCAAGGCCATCGGCGCAACCCCGCTTGACGATGTGCCGGGCGTCGGGGCCATGCGCAAACGCGCGCTTTTGGCGCATTTCGGATCGGCCAAGGCGGTTGCCCGCGCCAATCTGGCGGATCTCAAGGCGGTGGATGGCGTCTCGGCCAATATGGCGCAGGTGATCTACGATTATTTCCACGAACAGGGCTAA